Genomic segment of Mycobacterium sp. 050128:
TGGGTCTGTTCGATCAATGGGACGAGGTGTGGAAATTCCAGTGTGACAGTGCCTTCGGGCTTCAGCGCGGCAGCCAATCCACGGGTGAAGTCGTTGATGTCGGGCACGTGGGCGTACACATTGTTGCCCGCGATCAGATCCGCCGACCGCCCTTCATCCGCCAGTTGACGCCCTAGGGCTTCACCGAAGAACTCCCGCAAGACGGGGATACCCAACGCCTCGGCGGCCGCGGCCGTGCTCGCCGTTGGCTCGATGCCGAGGCACGGAATACCTGCTGCCACAAAGTTTTTTAAAAGGTAGCCATCGTTGGATGCCACCTCGATGACAAAACTCCCGGGCCCAAGCCGCAACCGGTCGCTGATCACGCGCGCGTAGCCGGCCGCATGGTCGAGCCAACTGCTGGACGTGCTGGAGAAGTAGGCGTAGTCGGCGCTGAACAATTCCTCGGCACGTGCGTAGTCCTCGGTCTGTACCAGCCAGCACCGGTGGCACACCTTCACCCGCAGCGGGTAGTGCACCTCCGGGTCAGACAGCGCTTCGGCATAAACGTACGCATTAGACGGGGGCGCAAAGCCCAGATCGACAAAGCTGTGCTCCAAGTTGATGCCGCAGTGTCGGCATTTCATAACGCGACTCCGGTGAAATCGGCACCCATTAGCGGATGGGACAGGTCTCGAGGGGAAAGGTCCTGTGGTGGCAGTGGCCACGCAATGGCCAGCCGCGGATCGTCGTGACGTAACCCGCCCTCGGAAGGCGGGTGATAGAACGCGGTGTGCAGATAGAGCAACTCGCTGTCGGGCTCCAAGACTTGGAAGCCGTGCGCGAAACCTTCTGGGATGACCAGCATTTGCGCGTCGTCCTGCGCCAGTTCCTGGGCGTGCCAATGCAAGAACGTGGCGGATCCGGCACGCAGGTCGACCGCGACGTCCCAGACCCGCCCACGAAGGCATCGGATCATCTTCATTTCCGCGTGCGGCGGGTATTGGAAATGCATGCCGCGCACGGCCCCGACGCTGCTGGTTCTGGAGTGATTGATCTGGACGATCTGGCGCTGGTTCAACGCAGGCCGAAGTTCCTCGGCGCAGAAAAGGCGAGTGAACGCGCCACGCGCATCCCGGTGCGGCACCGACTGGGCAATCTTCAGATCGGCCAACGGCGTATCGAGGATTTTCATGCTGTCGCCCAACCCAATCCGGCGCTGGCCGCATCGGCGACATAGGCCGTCAATTCGTCGGTGCTCGGCAGTTCACCCGATTCCATCAGGACGCGATACCAGTTGGCCGTGTGATGGATTGCCTTTTCAAGCTTCCAGACCGGACGCCACCCCAATTGCATCCTTGCCTTGGCGCTGTCCAGTTGCAGCAGGCCCGCCTCGTGCGGCTGGGGATCAGATGTCACCTGCCATCTAAGCTGCGGCCAGGTGCGAGCGAGGTCTCCGAGTACCTGCTCGACGGTCCGGTTTCCTTCGCCGTCGGGGCCAAAGTTCCATGCGGTGGCGCATGTGGCGTCGCCCGCAAGAAGCCGCTGACCCAGCAGCAGATAGCCGCTGAGACAATCCAATACGTGCTGCCAGGGGCGCGTGGCGTGCGGAGAGCGAATGACGAGTGGCTCGCCGGCGGCAACCGAGCGCACCAAGTCTGGAATCAGTCGGTCCTCAGACCAGTCACCACCGCCGATTACGTTGCCGCCCCGGGCAGTTGCGAGCTGCGGGGCCGACGGCTGTTGCAGAAACGCGGTCCGATAACTCGCGGCCACCAACTCGGCGCCGGCCTTGGACGCGCTGTAGGGGTCGTGACCCCCCAGCCGGTCTCGTTCTCGGTAGGCCCAAGGCCATTCGCGGTTTTCGTAGCACTTGTCTGTCGTGACGACGACGATGGCACGCACGTCGGGCGCTTGGCGGGCGGCCTCGAGCACATGCGCGGTGCCCATCACGTTGGTGGCCCAGGTGGTGATCGGTTCACGATAGGAGCGACGGACCAAAGGCTGTGCTGCCAAATGGAATACAATCTCGGGCAGTGCGGTGGCGAAGACCCCGCGGACGGCCGCTTCGTCGCGGATGTCGAGACGGTGGTCCTGGATCGGCAGCTTCAACAGGTCCCAGTGGCTGGGCTCAGATGTCGGGTCCAACGCCAGCCCCGTCACCTCCGCGCCCAGCGATTTCAGCCACAGACAAAGCCAGCTGCCTTTGAAGCCCGTGTGACCGGTGACCAACACCCGGCGCCCTCGATAAGCCGAGTCGAAGGCGTTCAATTCCAGCATCTCCACGGCGCCTTGCCGCTGTTCCAGAGGTCTTCGAGCATGTTCTTTTCCCGGAGCGTGTCCATCGGCTGCCAGAAACCGGAATGTTCGAACGCCATCATTTGGCCGTCGGCGGCCAGCCGAGTCAGCGGTGCACTTTCCCAGGAGGTCTGGTCGCCGTCGATGTAATCGAGCACCGCGGGCGAGAGGACGAAAAATCCGCCGTTGATCAGACCGCCATCGCCACGTGGCTTCTCCGCAAAGCCGGTGACCACGTCGCCCTGACATTCGAGGGCCCCATATCGCCCGGGCGGAAGCACCGCGGTAACCGTGGCGTGCCGACCGTGTTGTCGATGGAATTCGATGCTCGCGCCAATATTCACGTCGCTGAGGCCGTCACCGTAGGTGAAGCAGAACGCATCGTCGTCGCGGATGTAGCTTCCTACCCGCTTGAGGCGCCCGCCCGTCATGGTGTCCTCACCGGTATCGACCAGCGTCACGCGCCAGGGTTCCGCATGACGTCGATGCACTTCCATTTTGTTGGCCGACATATCAAAAGTGACGTCGGACATGTGTAGGAAATAGTTGGCGAAATACTCCTTGATGACGTAGCCCTTATAGCCACAGCAAACGACGAATTCATGAATACCGTGGTGCGAGTACAGCTTCATGATGTGCCACAGGATCGGTCGGCCGCCGATCTCGACCATCGGTTTGGGGCGGAGCGTGGTTTCCTCGCTCAGGCGAGTGCCCAGACCGCCGGCCAGCAGTACAGCTTTCATCGGGCCCGCCCTGGTGCGAAATATCCCGAAAGCCGACGAATACGGAAAAGTGACCCCAACGGCCGCCCGAACACCGGAGCTGTGACCACGGACACGCGGTGAGCGTACACCGGCGACGGCCCTCGTGATGGCCGGGGCCGGACCATAAAGGCCGGTCGCGGCGGCTGTCTCGTCCGACGATGCACCGTCGCGGTTCGGTGTTCTCTCGTCATTGGCATTTCAGCTCAGCCAACGCTTCGGTCCTGGTTTCCTGTGTTCGGGTTCGACACGTGCCACGCCCATCTCGATACCCGCTCACTCAGCTCCGCGGCAAATTACCCGACATCACCGCACCCTGTCCAAGAGTTGCAGTGTCGGGAAGTCTTGGCGCCGTTCTCGGCGGCTCGCTTCCACAAAATCGGTGTTGGCCTCACTTGCTCGGTAATCCATCGGTACAGTTACTCCCCGGACCGTCCGTTCGGGAGGCAATGGGTGACTGGCGACCGTCAATCGGCCCGTGTGGATTCGATCAGCGTTGTGATCCCCGTCTACAGCGGAGCCGCGACTTTGCCCGATGTGGTGAAGGAGCTCGAGCAGCTACGTTCGCCCCAGAAAACACCGGCCGGTCGGCAGTTCCGTGTTGACGAGGTGCTCTTGGTGTGGGACCGGGGCATTCGCGGCAGCGAAGAAGCCGTCCGTGAACTGGCCGAGCGCGACGAATGGATCCACCCAGTTTGGTTGTCCCGCAACTTCGGCCAGCACCCCGCCACCCTCGCGGGCATGACGTCGTCGGGCGGCGACTGGATCGTCACGATGGACGAGGACGGTCAGCACGATCCGGCATACATCGGCGAATTTCTCGACATCGCCTATCGTGATCGCACCCAGCTGGTGTACGCGTCCCCGACGAACCGGCCGCCGCACGGTGTTTTTCGCAACGCGGCGTCCTGGTTGACCAAGTGGATATTTCTGCACATCCTCGTGGCGGCCGACGGGGTACGGGCCTTCAACAGTTATCGACTGATCCTCGGCGAGGCCGGGCGCAGCGTCGCCGCGTACGCCGGCGCGGGCGTCTTTCTAGACGTCGCGCTGTCGTGGGTTGTCGCGAACCCCTCGACCTGTCCGGTGGCGATGCGCCAAGAAGGGAGACCCGCCAGCGCGTACACCCTGCGTCGTCTGGTCTCGCATTTCTGGCGGCTCGTCATCTCTTCGGGAACGCGGCCGCTGCGCTTCGTATCCACGATGGGCATTGTGTTGGCGCTGCTGGGTTTCGGCGTGGCGATCTACAGCGCCATCCAGAAAGCGGTCGGCGACATCAGCGTGGAAGGGTGGACATCAGTCTTCGTGGCGGTACTTGTCGTCGGCGGAGCCGTCTTGTTCGCCCTGGGAATCATCGCTGAATACATCGCCGCTTCAGCCAGCATGGCAATGGGTAAGCCGGTGTACGTCGTGGTACGCGATCCCGCTGAGGTATTCGACAGCCCGGCGGGGTGACGCGTGCTCACCTGGATCGTGGGCCGCGGCGGGCTGCTCGGCAGCGCCGTATCGCGGGCCATGGGACCAACGTTCGTCGAACAGCCAGTGCCGTGGCAGAACCACGACGCCGCGGCCGACGTGCTGGACTCCGCAGTCGAGCGTTTCATCCGAGCGGCGGGAAACGACGACTGGTCGGTTATTTGGGCGGCCGGTAGCGGCGTAATCGGTTCTACTACAGAGACACTCGCGGCCGAGACGCGCATTCTGGCTCACCTAGTCACCCGCCTGCGCGACTCACGGCCGGCCGGCCGGGGGGCGTTCTTCCTGTCGTCCTCGGCGGGGGGCATCTACGCCGGATCGACTCATCCGCCGTTCAGCGAGTCCACCACGCCACGTCCGCTGAGCCCGTACGGCGAGACGAAACTCGCTCAGGAAGAGATGCTGCGGGCAACGCTCGGAGGCTGCACCCCGGTCGTCATCGGCCGGTTCTCAAATCTCGCCGGGCCCGGTCAGAACCTGACGAAGCAGCAGGGTCTCGTCAGCCAGCTCTGCCGAGCCGCCGTCACGAGGCAATCGCTGAATGTTTTCGTGCCGATGGAGACTCTCCGCGACTACCTGTACGTCGACGATGCCGCCGCGATGGTGCGCACACTGGTCGAGAACGCGGTGCGCAACCAGCCGTCGACACCGGTGCTACGCAATATCGCATCGCAACGACCCGTGTCCGTGTGCACCGTTATGCGGACGGTGCAACAGGTCGCCCACCGCACCGTGCGCATCGCACTCGGCTCCAGCCCCTCCTCCCGCTATCACGTGCGGGATCTGCGGGTACGCACCGACTTCCCGCACGAGTTCCGGGGCGTGCCGATCACGCCATTCCCCGTCACGGTCAAGCGCGTGTACGACGACCTCCTACGGCAACAGGCCGTGTCCCACTAGTTCAAGGCGAGCGTGCGATCGGCCAGCAGACCCATGACCGGAGCCAGCAGCCGGGAGTATTCGTACGTCACGTGCACCCTGTCGAGGTACACCAGGGCATTGCCCACGATCACCGGGCAACGTTCGGCAGTGCAGAACAACGGGGTGACGTCGGCGTACTGTCCCCCACCGGCCTTCGTGGCAATTGCCTCGGCCGCGATGCCCTCTTCGTTCACGGCAATCGACCGTCGCGGTGAGCAGGCCGTCGCGTCATCAAGGTGGCCGGAGAGGCAAGTCGGCACCGCTGACTGCGGATCCGGAATCGGTCCGAGGACCAGCACCCTCGCGCCGGTGCCGCGTAGTTGCTGCATCAGCCGGGTCAGGCCGGCGATCCACGCCGCGTCGTAGGACGTGAAACCTTGGTTGAGGTAGGCGCGCGAGATGCCCAGCACGATCAGCCGCGGGTGCTCGGCCTGTAATCGGGTGATGACGTGCGCCCGCCACTGCTCACACTCCGTGTACTCCCGACGCAGGTGCGGGGTAGTCAGCGGCAGATCGAGCAGTGCGCAGCCGACCTTGTCCATGCTCTCCAGCCGCCAGTGCCGCCGCGCGGCGGCCCACTCGAACGCCGGGTTCCACATCGCGGCATTCGAATCGCCGACCAACGCCACCGTCGTGTTCGATGCGATGTCGCCAGAGGCGCACGCGGGCAGATCGACCTGGAAGAAATCGCGCATGCAGCCGTGGACATACATCCGTGGTTCTTCGGCGGCCGCATCGGCAAGGGGCGGTTCGAGATTCGAGGGTACGGCGTTCAGGTTGGCGGACGCCGCGACCGCCGCCTGCACCTGCTCGAACGCATAGTTAACTGCCGCGTTGTAGCTGTCGAAGTTCTGGACCGCGGGACGGGATGGCTCACTGACCGTCAGTACTGGAGCGGCGGGGCCGCGGCCCACCGGGATTGGCACCAACATCAGCAGCACCATGCCCACACCCACGGCTAGCGCGGTGGCGGCACCCCCGACCGCGAGACTGCGACCTGGCGACCGGTTCACCCCGGCGGAGAACCGGAAGGGATTCTCGATGTAGTGCAGCGTCAGCACGGCCAAGCCGCCGGAGACGACGACCGTCACCAGCCTGCCCGTCAGTCCCAGTGGATGACCGAGCAACGGCGCCGCAAGCAGCAGCACAGGCCAGTGCCACAGATACCACGAGTACGACACGCGGCCGATCGCTCGCATCGGCCCCAACGACAGCGCCCGCCCGGCGCCCTTGACGGGCGTGGCACACCCCGCCCCGATGACCAGCGCGGTGCCGAGCACCGGAACCAGCGTGGCGAGACCCGGATACTGTGTGGTCGAGTTCAAGAAAACACAGGTCAGCAGCACTGCGGCCAACCCGACCCAACCCGCGGTCGCGGTGAGTCGTGGCGACAGTCGGCTCCAGTGCCCGGCGGTGAGCGCCACCAACCCGCCGGCGGCCAACTCCCAGGCTCGGGTGGGCATCAAAAAAAATCCGGCGGGAGGCCACATGCCGGTAATCACCAGCGCTGCCGCAAACGACGCCGCGCCGATCAGCACAAGAGTGAACAGGTATGGGGTCTTCGACGACGTACCAGCCGCGCCGGTGCGCCCGCGCGCCCGGCGGATCACCCACGCGACGCCGAGCATGATGGCCGGCCAAACGAAATAGACCTGCTCCTCTACGCCCAGCGACCAATAGTGCAGGAACGGCGACGCATTGGCGCTATCGGAGAAGTAGTCGGTGGCCTCGAGAAAGAACCAGCAATTCCCGACATACAGCGCGCTGGTGATCCCGTCCAGGAGGACAGGCCGGATTGCCAATGGGGGCAACAGCAGGAACGCCGCGATCGCGGTAACCACGCCCACTGTGGCCGACGCGGGGAGCAATCGGCGTGCCCGCGCCCCGTAGAACCGGCGCAGCCGGATCGAACCGGCGGTGCCCACCTCCCGCCAGAGCAACCCCGTAATCAAGAAGCCTGAAATGACAAAAAACACGTCGACGCCGACGAATCCGCCCCGCACGCCGGGGACACCAGCATGAAACAGGACGACTCCCAATACCGCGACGGCACGCAGGCCCTCGATGTCCGGGCGGAACCTCGCGTGCGGCGGACGCACACTCGCGTCGGAGGTACTTTTGGGCAGCGTTGATGCAGCGTTTTGGAATTGAATTAAATTCGCGGCTTGCTGCGATGCATTTGTAGCCGGCGGGTCCGACAAGGAGTAATCCCTTCCTGCTCCCCCGTCGACCGTGTACTAACCAACGAAATTCCGGGGCCGCCAAACCACGACAAACCACAGAACACCAACACCTTACTCGACGCCAAACGATGGGTGTCGTATTCACGAACACAGACCCGAAGGCATTCGCCGGAGGCAACGGCAGATGTCAGCCGACCTTGCATGATGCCCCGCCACCGGCACCCGGCCAGCGCCGACGCACGGCATCTGAAAGGCTTGGCTTCTGATGAAATTTGTCCTGGCAAGCTACGGAACGCGCGGCGATATCGAGCCTTCCGCCGCCGTCGGCCGCGAATTGCAGCGCAGAGGGCACGACGTGGCCCTGGCGGTCCCGCCGGGACTGGTGGACTTCACCGAGGTGGCGGGGCTGCGGGCAGTGTCATACGGGCCGCCGATCGAGGATTTCCTGGACGAGGACTTCCTGCGCAATATGTGGACGGATTTCTTCCGCAGCGCCTGGACGATCCGTGGCCCGATCAACACGGTGCGCAAAGTCTGGGAGCCGATCATTGTGCACTGGGCCCAGGTGAGTACGACGCTGATGTCGCTGGCCGACGGGGCCGACCTGCTGTCCACCGGCATCAATTTCGAGCAGGCCGCCGCCAATGTGGCCGAGCATTACGAGATTCCGTTGGTCACCATGCATCACTTCCCGATGCGGGCCAACGGCCAACTGGTCCCGACCATGCCGGCGCCGCTGGTCCGCTCCTCGATGACCGCGATCGAATGGCTGTTTTGGCGCGCAACGAAGAAGGTCGAGGACGAGCAGCGCCGCGCACTGGGCCTGCCGAACGCGACGGCTCGCTCACAGCGACGAATCGCCGACCGGGGAGCCCTGGAAATCCAGGGCTACGACGAGGTGTGCTATCCCGGCCTCGCCGCCGAGTGGGCGAAATGGGACGGCCGCAGACCCTTTGTCGGTGCACTGACAATGGAATTGGCCACGGACGCCGACGAAGCGGTCACGTCGTGGATCGCCGCGGGAACGCCCCCTATCTGCTTCAGCTCGGGCAGCATCCCGGTCGAATCTCCGACCGAACTGGTGGAGATGATCGGCACGACTTGCGCGGAGTTGGGTGAGCGAGCATTGGTGTGCTTCGGCGGCACCGACTTCACCGACGTGCCGCATCCCGACCACGTCAAGCTGGTGGGCCCGGTCAACTACGCCACGATTTTCCCGTCCTGCCGCGCAGTGGTTCACCACGGCGGGTCGGGAACCACGGCCGCGAGCATGCGTGCGGGGATTCCCACGCTGATCCTGTGGAGCTCAGCCGATCAGCCGTACTGGGGAGCCC
This window contains:
- a CDS encoding glycosyltransferase, whose translation is MKFVLASYGTRGDIEPSAAVGRELQRRGHDVALAVPPGLVDFTEVAGLRAVSYGPPIEDFLDEDFLRNMWTDFFRSAWTIRGPINTVRKVWEPIIVHWAQVSTTLMSLADGADLLSTGINFEQAAANVAEHYEIPLVTMHHFPMRANGQLVPTMPAPLVRSSMTAIEWLFWRATKKVEDEQRRALGLPNATARSQRRIADRGALEIQGYDEVCYPGLAAEWAKWDGRRPFVGALTMELATDADEAVTSWIAAGTPPICFSSGSIPVESPTELVEMIGTTCAELGERALVCFGGTDFTDVPHPDHVKLVGPVNYATIFPSCRAVVHHGGSGTTAASMRAGIPTLILWSSADQPYWGAQVKRLKVGAARRFSSATQETLIADLREILAPRYATRARELASRMTKPAESIGRAADLLEDAARRNASV
- a CDS encoding glycosyltransferase translates to MTGDRQSARVDSISVVIPVYSGAATLPDVVKELEQLRSPQKTPAGRQFRVDEVLLVWDRGIRGSEEAVRELAERDEWIHPVWLSRNFGQHPATLAGMTSSGGDWIVTMDEDGQHDPAYIGEFLDIAYRDRTQLVYASPTNRPPHGVFRNAASWLTKWIFLHILVAADGVRAFNSYRLILGEAGRSVAAYAGAGVFLDVALSWVVANPSTCPVAMRQEGRPASAYTLRRLVSHFWRLVISSGTRPLRFVSTMGIVLALLGFGVAIYSAIQKAVGDISVEGWTSVFVAVLVVGGAVLFALGIIAEYIAASASMAMGKPVYVVVRDPAEVFDSPAG
- a CDS encoding dTDP-4-dehydrorhamnose 3,5-epimerase family protein, which translates into the protein MKILDTPLADLKIAQSVPHRDARGAFTRLFCAEELRPALNQRQIVQINHSRTSSVGAVRGMHFQYPPHAEMKMIRCLRGRVWDVAVDLRAGSATFLHWHAQELAQDDAQMLVIPEGFAHGFQVLEPDSELLYLHTAFYHPPSEGGLRHDDPRLAIAWPLPPQDLSPRDLSHPLMGADFTGVAL
- a CDS encoding acyltransferase family protein; protein product: MQFQNAASTLPKSTSDASVRPPHARFRPDIEGLRAVAVLGVVLFHAGVPGVRGGFVGVDVFFVISGFLITGLLWREVGTAGSIRLRRFYGARARRLLPASATVGVVTAIAAFLLLPPLAIRPVLLDGITSALYVGNCWFFLEATDYFSDSANASPFLHYWSLGVEEQVYFVWPAIMLGVAWVIRRARGRTGAAGTSSKTPYLFTLVLIGAASFAAALVITGMWPPAGFFLMPTRAWELAAGGLVALTAGHWSRLSPRLTATAGWVGLAAVLLTCVFLNSTTQYPGLATLVPVLGTALVIGAGCATPVKGAGRALSLGPMRAIGRVSYSWYLWHWPVLLLAAPLLGHPLGLTGRLVTVVVSGGLAVLTLHYIENPFRFSAGVNRSPGRSLAVGGAATALAVGVGMVLLMLVPIPVGRGPAAPVLTVSEPSRPAVQNFDSYNAAVNYAFEQVQAAVAASANLNAVPSNLEPPLADAAAEEPRMYVHGCMRDFFQVDLPACASGDIASNTTVALVGDSNAAMWNPAFEWAAARRHWRLESMDKVGCALLDLPLTTPHLRREYTECEQWRAHVITRLQAEHPRLIVLGISRAYLNQGFTSYDAAWIAGLTRLMQQLRGTGARVLVLGPIPDPQSAVPTCLSGHLDDATACSPRRSIAVNEEGIAAEAIATKAGGGQYADVTPLFCTAERCPVIVGNALVYLDRVHVTYEYSRLLAPVMGLLADRTLALN
- a CDS encoding class I SAM-dependent methyltransferase, whose translation is MKCRHCGINLEHSFVDLGFAPPSNAYVYAEALSDPEVHYPLRVKVCHRCWLVQTEDYARAEELFSADYAYFSSTSSSWLDHAAGYARVISDRLRLGPGSFVIEVASNDGYLLKNFVAAGIPCLGIEPTASTAAAAEALGIPVLREFFGEALGRQLADEGRSADLIAGNNVYAHVPDINDFTRGLAAALKPEGTVTLEFPHLVPLIEQTQFDTIYHEHFSYLSLTTVARIFAEAGLRVWDVEELPTHGNSLRVYGCHADATIATMDRVAALLAREDEFGVTRLETYTEFQKRTDRVKDDLLVFLIEQKRAGRRVAAYGAAAKGNTLLNYAGVRPDLLPYVCDAAPSKQGKFLPGSHIPIRAPEVLWENPPDYVVILPRNIAQEVRTQLKDLAEGGARFVTAVPELSFL
- the rfbG gene encoding CDP-glucose 4,6-dehydratase, yielding MLELNAFDSAYRGRRVLVTGHTGFKGSWLCLWLKSLGAEVTGLALDPTSEPSHWDLLKLPIQDHRLDIRDEAAVRGVFATALPEIVFHLAAQPLVRRSYREPITTWATNVMGTAHVLEAARQAPDVRAIVVVTTDKCYENREWPWAYRERDRLGGHDPYSASKAGAELVAASYRTAFLQQPSAPQLATARGGNVIGGGDWSEDRLIPDLVRSVAAGEPLVIRSPHATRPWQHVLDCLSGYLLLGQRLLAGDATCATAWNFGPDGEGNRTVEQVLGDLARTWPQLRWQVTSDPQPHEAGLLQLDSAKARMQLGWRPVWKLEKAIHHTANWYRVLMESGELPSTDELTAYVADAASAGLGWATA
- the rfbF gene encoding glucose-1-phosphate cytidylyltransferase, whose product is MKAVLLAGGLGTRLSEETTLRPKPMVEIGGRPILWHIMKLYSHHGIHEFVVCCGYKGYVIKEYFANYFLHMSDVTFDMSANKMEVHRRHAEPWRVTLVDTGEDTMTGGRLKRVGSYIRDDDAFCFTYGDGLSDVNIGASIEFHRQHGRHATVTAVLPPGRYGALECQGDVVTGFAEKPRGDGGLINGGFFVLSPAVLDYIDGDQTSWESAPLTRLAADGQMMAFEHSGFWQPMDTLREKNMLEDLWNSGKAPWRCWN
- a CDS encoding NAD-dependent epimerase/dehydratase family protein is translated as MLTWIVGRGGLLGSAVSRAMGPTFVEQPVPWQNHDAAADVLDSAVERFIRAAGNDDWSVIWAAGSGVIGSTTETLAAETRILAHLVTRLRDSRPAGRGAFFLSSSAGGIYAGSTHPPFSESTTPRPLSPYGETKLAQEEMLRATLGGCTPVVIGRFSNLAGPGQNLTKQQGLVSQLCRAAVTRQSLNVFVPMETLRDYLYVDDAAAMVRTLVENAVRNQPSTPVLRNIASQRPVSVCTVMRTVQQVAHRTVRIALGSSPSSRYHVRDLRVRTDFPHEFRGVPITPFPVTVKRVYDDLLRQQAVSH